ATCATCAGTCTTctcacacagagctgagcaaaaATAGCAGCAGTGATTTGGTGCTGAGCAGCAAAGATCAGTTTATGAAAAGAGTACAAGGAATACCAAAAAAATCAATGCTTAGACATTTGAAAGGAGTCCAGCACTAAGAAAGTTAACCAACTGATATGTTGCCTTCAAAACTGGAAATGGAATTACAGTAGGGATAGTGGAATAAGTTATTTTCTGTTACATAattggaaataataaaaatgtttttatccTCAGAAAAACTCACACATTTCCTACCAAGCTGTAAGTCCCCATGGCATCACCCTATGGTCTTATTTAGATTTGCATAATTTTCAAGCCTATAATACTGGATTGCACATTTTCTCCATAGCCGTTCACTCAGTTAGTGAAGAATAGGAAGACCGTCCTAAAAGAGGCCAAATTTACTTTGTTCTTTCCCCACTGTGTCCTTAAAACCAAGATGCACTGAGAATAGCAAagatctgcttttcttcttgcaaAAAAGGAACAATAAGCTTGAGGGGCCAGCAAGCTCCTTCcactgcctgtctgtgctggttgTCAGTCCAGCAGCCCAGTTAAAACCCCTTTTGCAGAAGTTGCCTTTTCATAGATGGTGCAAACACTCCTCATCTGAGCTCACCCGATAGGAGCTACACTGCCATCTATGGAAAAGTCTAGGAAAAGCATTTAGCATTTGATACAGCGTAAAGGACTCACCATACAACAGCAGGAtggaaatgacaaaaaaaaaaaaaggcgaaTTACACACTCCACATGACCAATTACTCACCATCCAGTTCCCTGAATTGCTGCTCTTGCTTCCACTCCCCCCCAGCCTGATGCCACAGAAACTCCAGAACCAGCTATCTGCTTTGGAGATTGCCCTGGAAATAGTAAATCCAAGGGACAGTCCTGCTGGCACAAGCTCAAGCACTCCAAATTCTTAAATCTGACTCTCATCAACTGGATTTTGACACACAGATATGAACTGCTTTTACCTCACCACACCAGATAGAAACTGCATCATTTGATCACGTATCTCCTAGCAATCAAAACATCAGATGTGTTGACTAATCACAATAATTATTCTCAAtgccttcccttttttttctaacCTGTTTTTATACTCCTTGcttgcaaagaaaaggaaaaacatggaaCAAAAAGCTTACAGTAACCTACCAAGGACATAGTTCTTTAGAAATAATTAATAACTGCATCAGAAATTCATCTGCATCTTCAGATTACAAAAGATAATTGTTTAATGTTTAAGctaaaaaatcaaatatatcaTGATTTTTACAGAAACCAAaaatcacagggaaaaaaaaggcaccaaaAAACATCACCAAAAGGCAATGTAACACTTCAGAGCTGCATTTTCCCACTCAAATTCCAAGCTgactgaaaatacatttctgccttgtaaaaataaaataagtattattgatgttttttctcatttagatAAAAGTTTACAGTACAGTGAGCACTGATCTTCTGGAAAAGCACTAACAGGATAAAAATCAAAATGGGTAGAAAACATGTGGAAACACATGACTCTCTAGCTTCAACATCAAACCTGACAACCTCCTCCTTTTTCCACCTCCTCAAAGCCTAGCAAattcattctttcatttttaagctCTCTCTGAAAGATACTTAATTtcaataaagaaagaaataaactaaaatagTGAACAACAACATCAAAGGCTTCTAATGTACCTCTGCTCCACATGGCTTACAACAGCTTGTCATCAGCACGTAGATTCAGTATCAATTCTTACACATGCACAAACTAATGCACGGAGGTCACATGTACCAAAACCCAGATATATAGTCCAAAAGCAGGGCAAAGGAAGTGTCTTCCTTTTATTTGTTAAATACCCATACTTAAAACTTAACAAGGACAAAGTTTAAaaactttcctcttttcctgaaaCACACAGGCCCGTGTCTGGGGATAAGAGTGTTTGGTTTTGCAGTAGCCTACAttaaatttggggtttttccccatAAACACCAATAAAGCTACAAAATTGATACTAAAAAAGTCTCAAACAGCTTTTCCAAGCTGGCCACAATTGCCACAAAAATGTTAATAACTATTGCTAAACTCTTTCAAGTACTACATTCCCAACACCATAATTTAAAACAGAgcaaacaataacaaaaagagataaaaatgtaTCAGGAATTCCTACATAGTTATACATAAAGAAGATTATTACATATCTATTTCAAATTTTCAGAAGCTACAGCAAAGAACCTTACTAAAATTACAAATCAAAGTCTAAGTAGGTGCCACAAACCTTGTCCAAGTCTAAGACACAGTAGCCAACACCCTGAAACACACAAAGCACTACATATTGATTACACCAAACTGGTTTTGTCAGATGCTGTGATTGCTAGTACCATGTTAATAAAATCCAAGGTTCTTAATTCAGAAGACTGTGCAGATAAAGGAATATGACCAGGACACCATTTTCCTCAAGCCGACTGAAATTCCAAGGTTGGCTCCCTGACCTCAGCTGGAGGATCACAACACAACAACTCTCCATCCACTCCTCAGACTAAACGATGCTTCTTGCAGATCAGCTTTAAGTTTAGCAACAAGAAAAGAGCTGTGATGCATGTTGAGTATCACATTTGACATGCACACAGTCCTGCTGTAGAGCTACAGCCAGGTATGTACCTGAAAGATCCAATGGCTGAACAAACTGAGAAATCAAAAATCACCTTCAGTTCACAAGGGCCCTCCCTATAAGCACATAGTGCAGCAACAACACAATGCAAAAAGTCAGGGAGGCAATAATTATCTTCTTGCTTTTCCATTCCTATGTTTAGAGATTGATAGGAGATATTTAACCTACAGTTTGCAGAAATTTAATTCCTTTACTCTTTGTGAGTACTGCTATAAGATTGCATAAGGATTGACCTGTTTTGTCCTGACCttagaataaggaaaaaaaatatgtatgcaAACAGTTTAATCAAGGTCATCTGTCCAGAAACAGAAGTTCCTAAacaaaaagtttcaaaaaaCTATCAATTACAGAGGAAACTATTACCAACTAAAAATATgcatcaatattttaaaaatatacttagTAAGCAATATACTATAAACTATACACTATGAACAACCAAGttatgtatataaatacatactATGCTGTTCATTTCTGAAGAGTCGTAACTTCCACATGGATGGACACTTCCTATAGGCTCCAACCCTTCTTCATCCCACATATATGTGCCATCAGAGCTGTCAGAAGGAGAAAGCTCGAAAGAGGATCCAGCTCTATAGTTCATCTCTGAAGAAATGACATTCTCAGTGGTATGTTTTGTGCTTTCACTGTTGTCATCCACTGCttaaaggaaaaaggaacagTTGAGATTCCAAAAACAAtccaatattaaaaaataaatgctaaaaTATGTATTACTGGTGTGTTAACTTCTCTGAAACTGTACTGTAGCAGAATATAGGAAAGTATTCTACAGTACTGTTTCCCTCATGCTAAAGGGTAGAAAAAACCCCTCAGGCTGGTTTGGTAGCTACAATAAGTATCCTTCCAACCTACATCTTTGCTAACCTTATACACTGCCCTAATTCACCCACTGTGAAAGCAACTCTCTAGAATTCTGTATCTCTTTAACATATTAGAAGGTGGGTCCAAAAATACATGCTTTGGATCTAGTCTTTTAATTGCAACATAATCTCAAAATGAGCTTCTATCCTGAGAAGCCCAAAGACTTGAAATATGTGGCTTTTAAAAACATCCTCTGTCTTCAGCTAATTTTTCAAGAGCTAACACAGCATGCATGaggtaaaacaaaaaacagtaaCATTGCTATTTATAATTTAGCTTACTTAATTAGACATCCTACACTTACTTATACAACTTGGAAGCAGTTACAGTTGTTCTCTGCCTACAGAGGTGGAGGGAGGAGTTggaattttcttaaaataccaCTAGCCCAGAAAAATGAATGGCAAAGCAAGGATACAAGGAATCCCACAACCATATCACAAATGtgtttaaaggaggcaaccttcATTCTTATCCCAAAGAGCTCTAATGCTTGGCAAAGAACTGTTCTGCagaaaagccataagaaaacaaatatgcCAGCACAGAGCCAAGTCCTGTTCTGGAATAATTCAAAAGCAATGGgcaattatattaaaaaactcAACTACCGTTACAGAATTTTGATTTAGTACTTAAAATTtcaaacagaagataaaaaaagtatttaccAGACACATTTATATCAAGCCAGTCATCAGCATTACAGCGAGATCCCCCACTTTCCTTGAGAGACGTGAATGGCTCGATGGACGTTATACTCCCATGCTCCAGTTCCTGAAGGCAGCTCTCCTTCTGCTGTATCTGTATAGTTCTGTTGGCATCTTCTATATCTATGAAGTCATCACTGAAGTCTTCACTCAAATCATTCTTTTCAGAGGACGACAACGAAGATATAGATATTTCATCTCCATCATCACTCATACACATGACTTTTGACCCATGTTTTCCCAGACTTTCATGCAGGCCCTCATCAGATTCTGTTCTTTGAGCACTGCTCTCTATAATACTGTTTTTCTCAACTGCCCTGTTAATATTTGTTGAAATGTCAGAGTTCTCCACGATGTGTGTGTCAGGAGCGGTACTTTTGCTGCCATCCACAGCGGTATTTCCAGCAAAGCGCTGCCTGGTGGGCTTCAGCAGAGAAGAACGACTTAATCTGTATCCAAAGGAAGGTGCTGACCCAGATCCATTTGACAGTGGGGGTTTCTTGGAACAAGGAGCTGACACACCAGAGTACGGTCTGGTAAACCCATACTTCACCGGTTCATTTCCATTGGGTACATCCAACTGACATGCATTTCTTGACAGCAAAGCAGACCTCTGAGACGTCCTGGCAGCCAGATTTTGACTATGATAAGGCCTTGTAAGATCCACAGCTTTATTAAAGGAATGTGACCTGGTTAGAGATGCAGTGGGAAGGAAAGAATTCTGAATGGAATGTGAGAAACTTTGTGATCTTACcattttttcagaggaaaaagccCTGCTATTGTCTGTAGATTGTGCGAGGCTTTCTCCCGAACTTGTCCTTGTGGCACTGGAATTAGCTCGAGGTCTCTGCAAACCTACCACTGGCCTATTTCCATAAAATCCATTTAAATTTGATCTTGGAGCATTGAGTCCAGAATATGAGGTCCTTCCTGACAGGGTACCTTTGGTGAATTTAGCTGAACTAGAGAGTCCAGGTAAAGACTTTGGGTTTAATTCCTCAGTAGAAGATACAAACATattggtttgctttgctgcttttgacGCAACTGAACCAGTATTGTTCAAACCCACCCTGAGCTCATCATTGCCCAATGCTCCTTGAGATTGAGAATACTTCTCAGAATCGATTAATTTTTCGTTGCAGTTACGTTTAGAGTTGGCCTCTCTCCCATTTTGATCATGTGGTTGATACGTGTTTGATTTTTTCCAGttgaaggagaaggaagacaTGCGGACAGTGCCATTGTGCTTGCCGAAATTTTTGCCACCATTATTCCCTGCCAAGTTAACAGCTGTCCCGTTGGGCATAGGCTGCAAAACACCCCCTAAAGTTTTTGTTCCATATTTCGGTAGCCTGGAAACCAAGGATGTcctggtttgagttttttcttccatgagCTATTGGGTACATTGGTCCTTAAAGAGTGCTTgaatctaagaaaaaaaagaaaaatgaacattaaaCCTAGAGTAAGAACACATTAAACAACATAGCTTTATATACATTTGCATCTGTGTGCTTCACACATTTCTGTGCATAACTACACAATGGGGATAAAAAGCAACCCAACACACATTTTGAGAACTCCAGAGAAATATCTGCCATCAGAAGTTATTTGGCAGTAATATTTACTTCAGATCACAGCTCCCTCCCCAAACATTCCCTTTCTACataaactgccttttttttcttcttctttatgaaatctataaaataaaaaggggtTAgcgggtttttttttcccatttaccCATTCTGACCAGCAAACAGAACTTTTCAACTGTGCTACAATTATTAAATTACAAACTTTGAGatttagtatttaaaaaaaaagcatcaacaTAACACAAGCCTGTGGTTGGCAAAAATTATAATGTAAAATCTGACTCAAAGCTAATTTTTTgagattattttctgtttccccAATGTCTATATTATAACATATGGGAAATATAATCCCTCATCATACATTCtcaccaattttttttccccagaccTTACTGATATCCCCAAATCAAGATAAACAGTCCtagccatttttttcccctgtttgaAAACTGTTTTGGAAATCGTGTCATTCATGTACAAGACTTGAAGTACAGGGCAACAGCTGCATTAGATCAGTGTTAGTGAGTGTAttcagaatcataaaatcgatcgggttggaaaacacctccgaaatcaccaagtccaacccttggtgcaactccaggccctttaccagatcatggcactcagtgccacggccaagctcagtttaaaaaccgccagggatggggaatccaccccctctctgggcagcccattccaatgcctgagcactctctgtaaagaattttctgatttccaacttaaatttcccctggcagaacttttACTTCTGTGCAGTGATATGGTAACACAAAACCCCAGCCACAAAAGTGCAAGATAAAAAATCATTGTAGAATTCATGCATTCTCTTTTATCTTGAATTTGGCTCCCACCCACCTCATTTGGAATACAGCAACTTGACTTCAGCCTTTAATTGAAGATTTGTCATATCTCAACTTGCAATCATGTAATTTTTGTCTGGTTTATATCAAATACTTTATGAAGCCATTTCTGCTTTACAGACATATTGCTGACTCAAAAACTATTGCCTTGACAATTGCGATCTGATTGCTTTGATACACTTTTTGTTTCATGCCCTCTCATGTACATTTCCAGCCCATGATTTGGATAACTAACCCTGCCTGTATCGCCCTTTTGTACAGCACTAGTCCGCTGGTTTGCTTGGCTATAAAATATAATCTTGTCTAAACTCTGTTATTAAAGACCTGCAATTCAGACAACACCACCATGAGAAGTCTCCAAGCTTCAGTGTTGCATCTTAAGGCAAGTTTTACCCTTGTGTTAAATTCAAGACCAGGTTtctggtttgagggttttttttttcaagacagtTGTAAAAGGATATCTTGGTTGTGGTAGCctgcattttatctttttatcaGTTCCATCCACTGCTCTTACAGTCGTGTAAAGAGACAATTTCCTTCATTCATGTGTTATTCCCTGAATCTATTACCCATATTTCTGTTCCCTGACCTATACACGACTggcagactgaaaaaaaaaaaaaagaatttttttaaaccatggCAATCATGATGAGAACCAACACATAGCAAGTAACATTGTACTCAGTCAAAGTACAAAAAGTATCTTGTGTAACCACAGCAAGCATCATCCTAAAATGAGCCACTCCCCAGGCTGCAAGGCCTCACTAAGAAACGCTTCAGATAAAATCAAAGCAGCAGGAAATTCATGCAATCTGAAGTGCCCTGAGGCCTGTCAGTGAATAGGATGCCCCAGAGCATTCTTCTGGAAGGAGATTTAACTTGTGAAAACATCAGAATCCACATTCCAGGACTGGTAGGTGTATTTCCATTCTGAAATACACAAATCCCAAGTTTTTAAATACCCCACTAAGTCTTGCACATCGGAGACAGAACCCTCACCGAGGTATACAAAGAAACACATAAGTATTTTCCCCTCAGAAACAGCAGAACATTTAATTTATCATGTATGACACTTGCCTGTATGTGGATTTAGGTTTCTAATGTCAGACTTCTTGCCTACAGTGTACCTGCACAccttgcaaagaaaaatatcacCATGCTTTAATAGCAAATGTCAACATCAAAGATATTTACTTTATGTCAGCAATATATAGTAAAGACAATACAGtacaccttttaaaaaaaaaacctccaagaatAAAAAATGGCTTTTAACGTCCCAATGAATTCATTCCCAGCAAACATCATTCTACAGATCCCTCAGAAGATAACCCAACTCCAATGAAAAGAGAAGTCTTATAAAGAAATTGCCCAaattaaaaaagttaaattagAAAGCTGCTAATTTAACTTTCATGCTTTATGGATAATTCCCTTTTCACATCTGTCTACCATCTCTTAGGTAACTGCAAAATTTAAATGAGGCCATTTAATTAGATTACTTTAATCCTCCAAGAAGTGCTGCAAATTAAACTTGAAAAGGAGACCTTTCAGTTCTCTAGGAAGGGAGGTCGCTCCTTTATCCTTGATTAGCCAAAGACAGCACACTACCTTCAAGAAAACTGTGCTGATTGCTAAAAACACTTCagataattaaattaaaagacaaACAATACTTGTCTGTAGTTTATTAGCTACTTAACTGTAACTACTGTGCCACCTTTTCAAATTTGGGTTACATTTGTTTTGTTGAAATAcaacaccaccaaaaaaccacTAAATTTAACAGCATCATGTCCAGCagatattttacagaaaatgggaaacttttaattttctaaaatatctTTAATCTTACTATATGTTTCTGGATAAAGATTACACTATTCTAACAAAGAAACTCCCTTATGAAGCATCACAATACCTGCAAGTTGTTGCATGAGTTCTGCAGCCCACAAAATTCAGGTTCAATACAATTTAAATTGTAGTCTGCTGTATTATAAAGaaattcaaagtatttttacaCTTAAACAAGCtatggattttttaaaacagacattTGGGCAAACAAGTTTTATATTCTTTGCTTCAGGAAATATATTATCTCATGCACTCAAGCCTAATCGGGAATTAAGCTAATTATAAAGAGCCTAGCCTTACATAATgacccagggaaaaggaattaaaactCACAGACCCTCTCTGAAGTATAATCTGAATTAACTGAAAAGCTGCTACATCCTTACCTTTAAGGATATTCAAGATCCTGGTGATAAGCAAGAGGATATTCATTTTCACTCTCCTTTGTACTTTCTCTATAGGATTATTTACACCTTGACAAAATCCTCCAACATTACTTTCATCTCAAAAGCACAACATTGACTTACTTTGTTTGTAGTTTGTTTCACCATCCCCAGGAAGGCAGTTTCCTATATATTTACTTCCCAGCTAAGTTCCGGTTTGCATCTGAGACTGCACCCTGTACATTGAGGAATGATTATTACAGCAGAACACAGCTCAAGGTTCATACACTTCAAAGTTTGGGCTCCTTAAAATACTGTGATTCCTGTGATCCATGTCATCAGAAAGCTAACAGCAT
Above is a window of Pithys albifrons albifrons isolate INPA30051 chromosome 9, PitAlb_v1, whole genome shotgun sequence DNA encoding:
- the CCSER2 gene encoding serine-rich coiled-coil domain-containing protein 2 isoform X1: MEEKTQTRTSLVSRLPKYGTKTLGGVLQPMPNGTAVNLAGNNGGKNFGKHNGTVRMSSFSFNWKKSNTYQPHDQNGREANSKRNCNEKLIDSEKYSQSQGALGNDELRVGLNNTGSVASKAAKQTNMFVSSTEELNPKSLPGLSSSAKFTKGTLSGRTSYSGLNAPRSNLNGFYGNRPVVGLQRPRANSSATRTSSGESLAQSTDNSRAFSSEKMVRSQSFSHSIQNSFLPTASLTRSHSFNKAVDLTRPYHSQNLAARTSQRSALLSRNACQLDVPNGNEPVKYGFTRPYSGVSAPCSKKPPLSNGSGSAPSFGYRLSRSSLLKPTRQRFAGNTAVDGSKSTAPDTHIVENSDISTNINRAVEKNSIIESSAQRTESDEGLHESLGKHGSKVMCMSDDGDEISISSLSSSEKNDLSEDFSDDFIDIEDANRTIQIQQKESCLQELEHGSITSIEPFTSLKESGGSRCNADDWLDINVSAVDDNSESTKHTTENVISSEMNYRAGSSFELSPSDSSDGTYMWDEEGLEPIGSVHPCGSYDSSEMNSIDILNNLDSCDLEDDDLMLDVDLPEDPPRDKEECENMSRYDRQDRNARQHQEGFWKRTPQQRWNAQDHYHLGHTDHYVHGKNDLNRGSNYLESPAGHLEGYGAPKFCQAPRQLVGLPENTVMLDEMTLRHMVQDCTAVKTQLLKLKRLLHQNDENVSLQDINLSVPSSPEPQEPESTFKMDDLLNEIRQLKDELKKKDETISQLEHQLATKCNCQKDSQKPTGATRSCADKFTQTSWRRSSPQVLQPSSSLPNSTDLAQGKLVKMPHIEARSEYLKHDLHESSNHQKPNAANVSLPNSLNDVNSLKSLQLNIKDENASYLDDLKNKNTEDPGEVTSNKEGALPSHSRFQTSAQADAGEVQTELCVKGQPSFTNQASQPKTSRIAKPPNALVPPTTAVLIRSADHSAAAKERELLPPSSSTQLQPTSGQDNLKGKQSQKVSKLRPPTMSFVRSKQVSSQKSTPVSPEPQNTSLKSNIPKPLVQRKENVQTQSTSLHSGDSVPSSRHSRLPKPKTH
- the CCSER2 gene encoding serine-rich coiled-coil domain-containing protein 2 isoform X4; this translates as MEEKTQTRTSLVSRLPKYGTKTLGGVLQPMPNGTAVNLAGNNGGKNFGKHNGTVRMSSFSFNWKKSNTYQPHDQNGREANSKRNCNEKLIDSEKYSQSQGALGNDELRVGLNNTGSVASKAAKQTNMFVSSTEELNPKSLPGLSSSAKFTKGTLSGRTSYSGLNAPRSNLNGFYGNRPVVGLQRPRANSSATRTSSGESLAQSTDNSRAFSSEKMVRSQSFSHSIQNSFLPTASLTRSHSFNKAVDLTRPYHSQNLAARTSQRSALLSRNACQLDVPNGNEPVKYGFTRPYSGVSAPCSKKPPLSNGSGSAPSFGYRLSRSSLLKPTRQRFAGNTAVDGSKSTAPDTHIVENSDISTNINRAVEKNSIIESSAQRTESDEGLHESLGKHGSKVMCMSDDGDEISISSLSSSEKNDLSEDFSDDFIDIEDANRTIQIQQKESCLQELEHGSITSIEPFTSLKESGGSRCNADDWLDINVSAVDDNSESTKHTTENVISSEMNYRAGSSFELSPSDSSDGTYMWDEEGLEPIGSVHPCGSYDSSEMNSIDILNNLDSCDLEDDDLMLDVDLPEDPPRDKEECENMSRYDRQDRNARQHQEGFWKRTPQQRWNAQDHYHLGHTDHYVHGKNDLNRGSNYLESPAGHLEGYGAPKFCQAPRQLVGLPENTVMLDEMTLRHMVQDCTAVKTQLLKLKRLLHQNDENVSLQDINLSVPSSPEPQEPESTFKMDDLLNEIRQLKDELKKKDETISQLEHQLATKCNCQKDSQKPTGATRSCADKFTQTSWRRSSGGYSAPSFSPWQGSFQGIPRTVPPHRRQTSSTTAFQQPSQFHRPRPGKTSKNATYRGPQ
- the CCSER2 gene encoding serine-rich coiled-coil domain-containing protein 2 isoform X3 gives rise to the protein MEEKTQTRTSLVSRLPKYGTKTLGGVLQPMPNGTAVNLAGNNGGKNFGKHNGTVRMSSFSFNWKKSNTYQPHDQNGREANSKRNCNEKLIDSEKYSQSQGALGNDELRVGLNNTGSVASKAAKQTNMFVSSTEELNPKSLPGLSSSAKFTKGTLSGRTSYSGLNAPRSNLNGFYGNRPVVGLQRPRANSSATRTSSGESLAQSTDNSRAFSSEKMVRSQSFSHSIQNSFLPTASLTRSHSFNKAVDLTRPYHSQNLAARTSQRSALLSRNACQLDVPNGNEPVKYGFTRPYSGVSAPCSKKPPLSNGSGSAPSFGYRLSRSSLLKPTRQRFAGNTAVDGSKSTAPDTHIVENSDISTNINRAVEKNSIIESSAQRTESDEGLHESLGKHGSKVMCMSDDGDEISISSLSSSEKNDLSEDFSDDFIDIEDANRTIQIQQKESCLQELEHGSITSIEPFTSLKESGGSRCNADDWLDINVSAVDDNSESTKHTTENVISSEMNYRAGSSFELSPSDSSDGTYMWDEEGLEPIGSVHPCGSYDSSEMNSIDILNNLDSCDLEDDDLMLDVDLPEDPPRDKEECENMSRYDRQDRNARQHQEGFWKRTPQQRWNAQDHYHLGHTDHYVHGKNDLNRGSNYLESPAGHLEGYGAPKFCQAPRQLVGLPENTVMLDEMTLRHMVQDCTAVKTQLLKLKRLLHQNDENVSLQDINLSVPSSPEPQEPESTFKMDDLLNEIRQLKDELKKKDETISQLEHQLATKCNCQKDSQKPTGATRSCADKFTQTSWRRSSGGYSAPSFSPWQGSFQGIPRTVPPHRRQRVEKLVHYFCDKACLKYYSLPAAFPIPQTSPREN
- the CCSER2 gene encoding serine-rich coiled-coil domain-containing protein 2 isoform X2, whose product is MEEKTQTRTSLVSRLPKYGTKTLGGVLQPMPNGTAVNLAGNNGGKNFGKHNGTVRMSSFSFNWKKSNTYQPHDQNGREANSKRNCNEKLIDSEKYSQSQGALGNDELRVGLNNTGSVASKAAKQTNMFVSSTEELNPKSLPGLSSSAKFTKGTLSGRTSYSGLNAPRSNLNGFYGNRPVVGLQRPRANSSATRTSSGESLAQSTDNSRAFSSEKMVRSQSFSHSIQNSFLPTASLTRSHSFNKAVDLTRPYHSQNLAARTSQRSALLSRNACQLDVPNGNEPVKYGFTRPYSGVSAPCSKKPPLSNGSGSAPSFGYRLSRSSLLKPTRQRFAGNTAVDGSKSTAPDTHIVENSDISTNINRAVEKNSIIESSAQRTESDEGLHESLGKHGSKVMCMSDDGDEISISSLSSSEKNDLSEDFSDDFIDIEDANRTIQIQQKESCLQELEHGSITSIEPFTSLKESGGSRCNADDWLDINVSVDDNSESTKHTTENVISSEMNYRAGSSFELSPSDSSDGTYMWDEEGLEPIGSVHPCGSYDSSEMNSIDILNNLDSCDLEDDDLMLDVDLPEDPPRDKEECENMSRYDRQDRNARQHQEGFWKRTPQQRWNAQDHYHLGHTDHYVHGKNDLNRGSNYLESPAGHLEGYGAPKFCQAPRQLVGLPENTVMLDEMTLRHMVQDCTAVKTQLLKLKRLLHQNDENVSLQDINLSVPSSPEPQEPESTFKMDDLLNEIRQLKDELKKKDETISQLEHQLATKCNCQKDSQKPTGATRSCADKFTQTSWRRSSPQVLQPSSSLPNSTDLAQGKLVKMPHIEARSEYLKHDLHESSNHQKPNAANVSLPNSLNDVNSLKSLQLNIKDENASYLDDLKNKNTEDPGEVTSNKEGALPSHSRFQTSAQADAGEVQTELCVKGQPSFTNQASQPKTSRIAKPPNALVPPTTAVLIRSADHSAAAKERELLPPSSSTQLQPTSGQDNLKGKQSQKVSKLRPPTMSFVRSKQVSSQKSTPVSPEPQNTSLKSNIPKPLVQRKENVQTQSTSLHSGDSVPSSRHSRLPKPKTH
- the CCSER2 gene encoding serine-rich coiled-coil domain-containing protein 2 isoform X6, producing MEEKTQTRTSLVSRLPKYGTKTLGGVLQPMPNGTAVNLAGNNGGKNFGKHNGTVRMSSFSFNWKKSNTYQPHDQNGREANSKRNCNEKLIDSEKYSQSQGALGNDELRVGLNNTGSVASKAAKQTNMFVSSTEELNPKSLPGLSSSAKFTKGTLSGRTSYSGLNAPRSNLNGFYGNRPVVGLQRPRANSSATRTSSGESLAQSTDNSRAFSSEKMVRSQSFSHSIQNSFLPTASLTRSHSFNKAVDLTRPYHSQNLAARTSQRSALLSRNACQLDVPNGNEPVKYGFTRPYSGVSAPCSKKPPLSNGSGSAPSFGYRLSRSSLLKPTRQRFAGNTAVDGSKSTAPDTHIVENSDISTNINRAVEKNSIIESSAQRTESDEGLHESLGKHGSKVMCMSDDGDEISISSLSSSEKNDLSEDFSDDFIDIEDANRTIQIQQKESCLQELEHGSITSIEPFTSLKESGGSRCNADDWLDINVSVDDNSESTKHTTENVISSEMNYRAGSSFELSPSDSSDGTYMWDEEGLEPIGSVHPCGSYDSSEMNSIDILNNLDSCDLEDDDLMLDVDLPEDPPRDKEECENMSRYDRQDRNARQHQEGFWKRTPQQRWNAQDHYHLGHTDHYVHGKNDLNRGSNYLESPAGHLEGYGAPKFCQAPRQLVGLPENTVMLDEMTLRHMVQDCTAVKTQLLKLKRLLHQNDENVSLQDINLSVPSSPEPQEPESTFKMDDLLNEIRQLKDELKKKDETISQLEHQLATKCNCQKDSQKPTGATRSCADKFTQTSWRRSSGGYSAPSFSPWQGSFQGIPRTVPPHRRQTSSTTAFQQPSQFHRPRPGKTSKNATYRGPQ
- the CCSER2 gene encoding serine-rich coiled-coil domain-containing protein 2 isoform X5, coding for MEEKTQTRTSLVSRLPKYGTKTLGGVLQPMPNGTAVNLAGNNGGKNFGKHNGTVRMSSFSFNWKKSNTYQPHDQNGREANSKRNCNEKLIDSEKYSQSQGALGNDELRVGLNNTGSVASKAAKQTNMFVSSTEELNPKSLPGLSSSAKFTKGTLSGRTSYSGLNAPRSNLNGFYGNRPVVGLQRPRANSSATRTSSGESLAQSTDNSRAFSSEKMVRSQSFSHSIQNSFLPTASLTRSHSFNKAVDLTRPYHSQNLAARTSQRSALLSRNACQLDVPNGNEPVKYGFTRPYSGVSAPCSKKPPLSNGSGSAPSFGYRLSRSSLLKPTRQRFAGNTAVDGSKSTAPDTHIVENSDISTNINRAVEKNSIIESSAQRTESDEGLHESLGKHGSKVMCMSDDGDEISISSLSSSEKNDLSEDFSDDFIDIEDANRTIQIQQKESCLQELEHGSITSIEPFTSLKESGGSRCNADDWLDINVSVDDNSESTKHTTENVISSEMNYRAGSSFELSPSDSSDGTYMWDEEGLEPIGSVHPCGSYDSSEMNSIDILNNLDSCDLEDDDLMLDVDLPEDPPRDKEECENMSRYDRQDRNARQHQEGFWKRTPQQRWNAQDHYHLGHTDHYVHGKNDLNRGSNYLESPAGHLEGYGAPKFCQAPRQLVGLPENTVMLDEMTLRHMVQDCTAVKTQLLKLKRLLHQNDENVSLQDINLSVPSSPEPQEPESTFKMDDLLNEIRQLKDELKKKDETISQLEHQLATKCNCQKDSQKPTGATRSCADKFTQTSWRRSSGGYSAPSFSPWQGSFQGIPRTVPPHRRQRVEKLVHYFCDKACLKYYSLPAAFPIPQTSPREN